In the Phyllopteryx taeniolatus isolate TA_2022b chromosome 1, UOR_Ptae_1.2, whole genome shotgun sequence genome, CGCAAAGActtacaaaggttcttagggttcgctaatttctacagaaagtgcattagaaatttcagttctatagcctcgcctttgcatgatcttacctcgccacaaagaccttttgtatggaacccgctttgtcagtcagcttttcagaaactaaaatcgagctttaccaaggctcccatcctcactttgccatatctcaaacagcagtttgtggtagagttgatgcgtctgatgccggcaTAGGAGCaatgctctcccagaaatgtctcaagtatggtaagttacatccttgtgcttatctctttaaaaaactgactccagccaggagaaattatgacataggtgaccgtgaactgctggcagtcaaggtggctttggtggagtggaggtactggctagagggggcacatactccgtttttagtatggacaaaTCAAAGAAGCTGGAATATCTTAAatctgctaagagattaaaagcgaggcaggctagatgggctctgttcttcacaagattcaatttcacgttatcctaccgacctggttcctAGAATCgaaagccagatgctttatcgcgtaTTTTCAGCGTAGAGAATTcattgtccgaccctaaaaccattttgcccgaGTCgtgtttcatttctgcttttatttgggacattgagactgcggtaaaagaggctctgaataACACTCTTAGCCTTGAAagttgccctgaaaacaggctttatgtgattccgaccttaaggggaagagtcatccactgggctcgcactaaccggactgtatgtcacccaggcattgccaaaactcaATCTGTgatcgaacagcgcttttggtggcccaatgttagaagggatgttatcaACTATGTCAATTCTTGCCTGTATGTGCTGCTAAATAGCCCTgtcgtaaacgtccttctggggagttgcgacacctgccaataccacaacgtccttggtcagacatctccgtagactttgtgacgggattactGCCTTCggaaggaaataccaccattctcacagtcgtggacaggttctctaagatgggacacttcattgcacttccgaaactcccctcagctaaagacactgccgagttaatgatacaccaggtattcaagtttcatggtttccccaagaatgtggtatctgataggtgtccccaattcattttgcGATTTTGGAGGGAGTTTTGCAGTCTCAAAGGTgttaccgtcagtctgtcatctgggtttcatcctgaaaccaacggacaaaccgagagggtgaaccaggacctggagactgggctctgaTGTCTCGCtgcacaggagccacaatcatggtctcagaaactggtttgggtcaagttttctcacaattccctcccctctgcatccactggtctatcgccttttcactttgtgcatggttaccaaccatctctgtttcctgccatagccccagagtccacagttccagctgcattgaccttggtgagacgctgcaggaggacctgggagcgagaccgccagatgctgctgcgccagggacggtcctaaaaaaccgcagctgaccgtaggaggacaccggccccgaactacaaagtgggtcagcgagtttggctctctaccaaacatattccactccgggtggagtccaggaagctcgGTCCCAGGTTCGtggggcccttccccatcacaaaatcATCAACCcggtcaccatgaagcttaggctcccaaggtcaatgCTTGTctaccctgcttttcacgtcagcctgctcaagcctgCCCGGGAGTCCCCActggggccctgtcttcactctgaggcggctgttgtcatctcgtcggagggggagggggtttcaatattcgggacttccacgttacacatcctggggctccggggccgtctgggaccggccgttaagggggggtactgtcatgggtgtgtgttctggttgttgtcttccccctgtctcgtacacacctgctcctgagagcatcttcaccacctgtgcctcattcaccctaattacaccttgcatttaacctcctgtctcattatttctggtcgccagttcgttgtaccttgtcgtcgcgttccagcattccttgtttccacgtcaccgactcacagtaagactagaccctgttccgattatcgaccttgcctttttgcctcacgtttttggatactgttgccttttcggattgcctgcctgtgtaccgacctgtGCCCGTATTCAATCTCTCTTTTtcgaaactgtccatttgtagtggagtcgtgcatttttgggtcctgtcctctgttccgctCATGACAGatcgactatatctagtcagaacttcttaaccttgcacaccagctcgggctctttcCTTCCAGAgacgtgacattccacgtccctagagccagcttctgtagccggggatcgagCCAAGGTCCCCggcttcggccaccacccagctcactacACACCCGacccctatcccagctgacaatgtgtaagaggcagggtacaccctgaactggctgccagtcaatcgcagggcacacataaacaaacaaccattctcacttacattcatacctacgggcaatttagtctccaattagcctaccctgcatgtttttgggatgtgggaggaaaccggagtacccagagaaaacccaagcaggcacggggagaacatgcaaactccacacaggcgaggccaaaTTTTagcccaggtcctcagaactgtgaggcagatgtgcgaatcAGTCTTCTATCATGCCGctcaaataaaatatcttagataaaacaaataaaatgaaaaaataaataaatacaatacaataaataaataaataaataaaacagaatcagtctctgttcacaaaaattgcacttaaatattaaacatttggcacagaggtataaacagtcattcatgccttaacaggcaatatacaaccaatcaagtttccagttggtttaGAAAAAGTGCGAAGTAGCAACATAAATAACAACGCAACTGGTAGATCAAACCAACCTGTTTTGAGTCAAGATTTGTACTATTCAAAAGTCTGTAGTCTTTCTTTAAATGCTGCGTTCTCAACAGATTCCATGGTTATACAGTATCTCTTACAGTAGTGAGTACGCTATAATGTATATGATGTGCGCATACGTGCACCATATACGCTGTCAcattgtatttgcatttttgggCAAAGGCctccataattgcaagctgacgggaAACAGGAAACGTCCCACCaagttttttgttcccagctgtaAAATCGGgagggatggttgtgtttaagatagattttgtcactttgaggttttaagtaGTGGTGTCTTTGTTACGACTACATAGAAATTCACcataccagctcgttggtgttaaTGGGATGGCCGCGATCATCTGGCTTGAatacaaaatgttcccacatcatCGCGGTGGCgataggctttggaactaattccattcaTTCCATTAACTGTGCAGCTATTGGATCCCCGTCAGAAAACCTAGCTTTGCGTACGCGATCGCCCGCATTTCAAAAGGACTTacttttgtgcgtctcagacgtgggggcgcacatcaaacgagatccctgtattattattattgttattattatccatccatttttctaccgcttatccaaggtcaggtcgcgggggcagtggctttagcagggacgccaagacttccctctccccagccacttcatccagctcccgaggcgttcccaggccagccaaaagacatagtctctccagcgtgtcctgggtcgtccccagggtctcctcccggtaggacatgcctggaacacctcaccggggaggcgtccgggaggcatccaaatcagatgcccaggccacctcatctggctcctctcgatgtggaggagcagcacctcgactgagatcctcccggatgaccgagcttcttaccatatctctaagggagagcccggccaccctgtggaggaaactcatttcggccgcttgtatcctggatcttgttctttcgacccacagctcgtgaccataggtgagggtagaaacctagatcgaccggtaaattgagagcttcgccttttggtttaactccttctttaccacaacggactatCGATCTCctcttccattcttccctcacttgtgaacaagaccccaagatacttgaactcctccacttggggcccctccttgagccgtcaccttatcgtggtggaggggtttgtgtgtcccaatgatcctaggagctaagttgtctggggctttatgcccctggcagggtcacccatgacaaacaggtcctaggtgaggaacagacaaagcacggctcaaagatcccttatgatgacgacaatcgatggacttggttttcccttgcccggacgcgggtcaccggagCCCCCGTCTGGAGCCAGGCCAGGAGGTGGGGGTGCAGtgcggggaccttggcggtccaatccccggctacagaagctggctctagggacgtggaatgtctcctctctggcagggaaggagcccgagctggtgtgggaggtcgagaagttccgactagatatagtcggattcgcctccacacacagcttgggctctggtaccagggCATttcctgttattattattattattaaatttaaacTCCAGCATGCCATATTAAACTCCACTTTACTGTTTCTTTCCATCTGCTATAATCATTTCACTGTAAAGACAAAGTTGTATCTCATGTTTTATGcatatgagggaaaaaatgcattgtatattatacagtacatgctaagCAGACATATCTATtaggtttttcatttttataattaaaattacaataattaTTTAGGCGGAACGGtagaactggttagcacatctgcctcacagttttgaggaccggggttcaaatcccggccccacctgtatgGATtttgcgttttctccgggcactccggtttcctcccacatcccaaaaacatgcatgggaggttgattgaagactataaattgcccttaggttttaatgtgtgcgcaaatggttgtttgtttttatgtgccctgcaattggatggagaccggttcagggtgtaccccgcctctcgcccgaagatagctgagaagggctccagcatgcccgcgacccttgtgaggataaagcgatacagaagaagatggatggattgtgttaacagaaataaatacataacacacatactaccattttttttcttaattataTGAATCATTTTGGCAAAGGGTGCCCTTTTTTCAGCCTGAGCACCTGTCCTCAAAAATGTCCGTGCATGTGTCTGGAGGTAATGTACAGATATCTCAATCATTTCCAGTCCAAAGAAAGGAAAGGATTAATAATGGTTATATTTTATGGGATAAATACAACTTTTACCCAGCTTGAGCATAGCGGGAGGCCTCCTCATCCAGCCTGGCTCTAATCTCCTGCTGCAGTGCCTCCTCCTGTTGCTTCTGCATATCCTCCAGCTCACGGATCCTCTTCCTCTGCCTTTCTGCTTCTTCCTCTTTAAGAGCCATCTCCGCCTGCATGCTAATTCGCACCTTGAAACCCACATAGCAGGAAGGAAATCTCTCAAAACCAACTCTCGTGTGAACCTTCTCGCACTTACCGCCACGCTTACCTCCTCGGCCTCCCGCAGCTGCACCTCCAAGGTCTGCTGGAGCTGCTCATGCTGCTGGCGCCTCCTCTCTTCGTCCTGCTCCAGGAGAACCTGGGCCTGCTTCTGCGCCTCCCTCAAGAGCTCCAGCTCAGCCAGCTTGCGCTCCCGTTCCTCCTGAAGGGCTCGTAGCCTCTGCAGctcttcctctttggcctgttGCCTCTTCTCACGCTGCTCACGGTGCTCATGCCGCTTCAGCTTTAAGTCCTTGTGGAGGGACGTCTTCCCCTCCACGTGCAGCCTGATAGCCATCTGAATGGCTGTGGTGGAAGACAGATGAGGTTCTGTGTCATTAAAGAACCTCTGTAGGATTGATATATTGATTTCTCCTGACCTGTTGTCCATTCTTGTCTCTGTTTGGTGTCTGACGAGCTCATCTCATATGTTTTGGAGAGTGTTTTTAGATAAAACATGCACCTTTTACCATCGCGGTCTGGCAGTACCTTGAAACAAGCGAGTATGCAAAAGATTATGGTGTGATCATATGATGACATACTGTGATTTTGCATTTGGAAGTAACCTTCCAAAACACTAATTGGATATTTGCTTTTTCAGTACGTAAAGAGGGTCCAAACAGTTGATGGCAATAAAGGGAAGACTTGGCTTCAACAagcactgctgctgctgcttttacCTCCACACAGCAGTTGCCATCCAAAGCAATGTTGCCCTGGCACTCCTTACTGTCCTCCCTAGTGTAGTAGAACAAGTTGCCCGGCTTCAGAGTGAACCAGCGCTCTTTCCAGTTTCTTCTGAGTTGGCCTCTCTTCCACAAATAAccctgcaaaacacacacaaacgcacgcgcacacacacatgcacattgtCAAGACACAAAGCAGAGCATGTCAGGAAGCAGTGTCTCAGACCACACTTGGAGATCCTACCTCTTTGAGGACATCGCCAACAATCTCCTTGTATACTTCCTCTAGAGCCATGCTGATAACACTCCTATCAATGCCTCTGGCCACCTTTCCTGCATCCATCATCTCCAAGAAAACCCAAACAGTGATGCCTCTCTGCTGCACCGTATCTTGGGAGAATATGTCCTCCAGTTCAACACAGTTGAACTCAAGACTCATTGCTGTGCATATCTTCTTGAGTAGGTACTCCATCTGGATGTGGGAGGCGTGTGTGTGGTTGTAGAGAGATATACAGAGATTAATTTTTTCATTACcatatctatttattttaacacttctatgtttgtttctttctaaAAATGGTCATGGGTCAATGTGGCTCACAGCATGTTCTACCATACAAAAAAGAACACACCGCAACACCGCTACTATCAATATTTTGTGCTACTATGACAAACCCTctcactttttgtcattttttgtgaaTATTGGAAAATCCCAGGAATAAAATCAATGACTTTTGTGGAGCTTTTTATACATTCTATATTTTTATCCTAAATTGTGGAGGAAATACTTACTGTTAAATTGGGATGAAATGAGGTTttttgtacataaataaatgaatacatatatacagtgggtacggaaagttttcagaccgccttcaatgtttcactctttgttatattgcagccatttgttaaaatcatttaagttcatatttttcctcattaatgtacacacagcacaccatattgacagaaaaaatgtaattgttgaacttttggctgatttatttaaaaagaaactgaaatatcacacagccataagtattcagaccctttgctgtgacactcatatatttaactcgggtgctgtccatttcttctgatcatccttaaactGGTTCTacattcattggagtccagctgtgtttgtttatactgattggatttgattaggaaagccacacacctatataagaccttagagctcacagtgcgtgtcagagcaaatgagtatcatgaggtcaaaggaactgcctgaagagctcagagacagaattgtggcaaggcacagatctggccaaggttacaaaaaaccctctgctgcacttaaggttcctgagagcacagtggtctccataatccttaaatggaagacgtttgggatgaacagaacccttcctggagctggccatccggccaaactgagcaattggaggagaagaaccttggtgagagaggtaaataagaacccaaagatcactgtggctgagctcatgagatgcagtcgggagataggagaaagttctagaaagtcaaccatcactgcagccctccaccagtcggggctttatggcagagtggcgcgacggaagcctctcctcagtgcaagacacatgaaagcccgcatggagtttgctaaaaaaaacacctgaaggacttccaagatggtgagaaataagattctttggtctgatgaaaccaaggtggAACTttctggccttaattctaagcggtatgtgtagagaaaaccaggcactgctcaatCACTGCACTGTCCAATactgtcccaacagtgaagcatggtggtggcacaATCATGCTGtgagggtgtttttcagctgcagggacagcccgactggttgcaattgtaggaaagatgaatgcggccaactacagggatatcctggatgaaaaccttcttcatcgtgctcaggacctcagactaggctgaaggttcaccttccaacaagacaatgactctaaacacagctaaaataacgaaggagtggcttcagaacagctctgtgactgttcttgaattgcccagccagagctctgacttaaacccaattgagcatctctggacagacctgaaaatggctgcccaccaacgttcaccatccaacctgacataactggagaggatctgcaaggaggaatggcagaggatccccaaatccaggtgtgaaaaacttgttgcatcattcccaaaaagactcatggctgtattagctcaaaagggtgtttctactaaataatgagcaaagggtctgaatacttatggctgtgtgatatttcagtttttcattttttaataaatcagaatcagaatcatctttatttgccaagtgtgtccaaaaaacacacaaggaatttgtctccggtagttggagccgctgtagtacgacaacagacagtcaattgacagagaacacttttgagacataaagacattgacaaaaaaacagtcactgagcaataaagggttaatagttatctggtaatgccggtacataattttttttttttttacaatcgtgcaaaagatgcagagtcctctagcacttagagcagttcgaatgactaatattgcaatagtctgcaaacatttcaacaattccggttttttttctgtcaatatgtcgtgctgtgtgtacattattgtgggaaaaaattaactgaaattattttagcaaatgactgcaaaataaaaagagagtaaAAATTTtaatggggtctgaatacttcccgtacccactgtatattgttgtCATATTAGTTAAAATGCGATTTATCAAGATtaattaacaacaaaaaaattttttaatcaggtggcacggtgataaactggttagcacctctCAGTCCACCTCTTTGAGTTTACTTTTGTACATGATAGTTGTCACTTGACCTCGaccatttgttattgtttttcgtTTATTACATGGTCTTGTTTCTTGCGCGTTACATGCTTTCTTGGTTTAATAAATTCAgtttaattgctccattttcaTTGAGTCTGCTTTAGGATCCAAGATTCGGCATGCCTGTCTGagaataataaaacattattaGTCTCTCTTTGCCTTTCATTCgtgaaatttcacattttatccccATAGAAATTACAGGCAGTggaaataaatatactgtacatctagAAGTGAGGGATGGGGATCTACTTAAGTCTCACTTGGCTAACATTATCTGaagatttattttcacaaagttACATGAACTACCAAAACaagttaaaatacaaataaggaGGAGAAATTCATGTTTTACCAGTTCTGTGAATTCCCAGGTTCACAGCAACTTTTGATTTATAACTTGTTATTGAAGATTGATTGATACACTGGGAAGTTTAGAAAAGCATACATGAGGTGGATAATGTTTTGTGGGGCTCAGCATGAATGAAGCTAATCTGGCCTCTAAATGTCAACCTTCTTCTTGGTAGCGTCTGTGAAAACTAAATGACAGGAAACCAAAACACGAGGTTGAAAGTAAGACGGGAGCCCAAATGGCGGCATAAAAAGAGTCTGTCTGTATGTTCCATGGTGCAAGAAATAAGCTTTCAGTCAGGCTGCATTTGGAGCTTG is a window encoding:
- the LOC133490345 gene encoding differentially expressed in FDCP 6 homolog isoform X1 yields the protein MDLRSELLKSIWYGFTALDLERSGKVSKSQLKVLSHNLCTVLCIPHDPVALEEHFRDDDHGPVSSQGYMPYLNKYILDKVVEGSFNKEDVDELCWTLTAKKNYKPNRSSSTVLAERDAFRLWCLFNFLSEDKYPLVMVPDEMEYLLKKICTAMSLEFNCVELEDIFSQDTVQQRGITVWVFLEMMDAGKVARGIDRSVISMALEEVYKEIVGDVLKEGYLWKRGQLRRNWKERWFTLKPGNLFYYTREDSKECQGNIALDGNCCVEVLPDRDGKRCMFYLKTLSKTYEMSSSDTKQRQEWTTAIQMAIRLHVEGKTSLHKDLKLKRHEHREQREKRQQAKEEELQRLRALQEERERKLAELELLREAQKQAQVLLEQDEERRRQQHEQLQQTLEVQLREAEEVRISMQAEMALKEEEAERQRKRIRELEDMQKQQEEALQQEIRARLDEEASRYAQAGLLAEEEEKMKALLTLQEEQEEYILKTQRQKQELKQEMEAKSRALDEAQRQLEEVRANRHRVDQDLVAAQRKLCQASTNVKHWNVQVNRLMRPIGPGDKRPLLGSSLSSFQIPSQRDPGLHLRRISGSEDRNEECKENVTDGRSCDADLERCNSYTSNGDPNFP
- the LOC133490345 gene encoding differentially expressed in FDCP 6 homolog isoform X2, yielding MDLRSELLKSIWYGFTALDLERSGKVSKSQLKVVEGSFNKEDVDELCWTLTAKKNYKPNRSSSTVLAERDAFRLWCLFNFLSEDKYPLVMVPDEMEYLLKKICTAMSLEFNCVELEDIFSQDTVQQRGITVWVFLEMMDAGKVARGIDRSVISMALEEVYKEIVGDVLKEGYLWKRGQLRRNWKERWFTLKPGNLFYYTREDSKECQGNIALDGNCCVEVLPDRDGKRCMFYLKTLSKTYEMSSSDTKQRQEWTTAIQMAIRLHVEGKTSLHKDLKLKRHEHREQREKRQQAKEEELQRLRALQEERERKLAELELLREAQKQAQVLLEQDEERRRQQHEQLQQTLEVQLREAEEVRISMQAEMALKEEEAERQRKRIRELEDMQKQQEEALQQEIRARLDEEASRYAQAGLLAEEEEKMKALLTLQEEQEEYILKTQRQKQELKQEMEAKSRALDEAQRQLEEVRANRHRVDQDLVAAQRKLCQASTNVKHWNVQVNRLMRPIGPGDKRPLLGSSLSSFQIPSQRDPGLHLRRISGSEDRNEECKENVTDGRSCDADLERCNSYTSNGDPNFP
- the LOC133490345 gene encoding differentially expressed in FDCP 6 homolog isoform X3, with amino-acid sequence MDLRSELLKSIWYGFTALDLERSGKVSKSQLKVLSHNLCTVLCIPHDPVALEEHFRDDDHGPVSSQGYMPYLNKYILDKVVEGSFNKEDVDELCWTLTAKKNYKPNRSSSTVLAERDAFRLWCLFNFLSEDKYPLVMVPDEMEYLLKKICTAMSLEFNCVELEDIFSQDTVQQRGITVWVFLEMMDAGKVARGIDRSVISMALEEVYKEIVGDVLKEGYLWKRGQLRRNWKERWFTLKPGNLFYYTREDSKECQGNIALDGNCCVEVLPDRDGKRCMFYLKTLSKTYEMSSSDTKQRQEWTTAIQMAIRLHVEGKTSLHKDLKLKRHEHREQREKRQQAKEEELQRLRALQEERERKLAELELLREAQKQAQVLLEQDEERRRQQHEQLQQTLEVQLREAEEVRISMQAEMALKEEEAERQRKRIRELEDMQKQQEEALQQEIRARLDEEASRYAQAGLLAEEEEKMKALLTLQEEQEEYILKTQRQKQELKQEMEAKSRALDEAQRQLEEVRANRHRVDQDLVVLLHHDGPMQSPHQLQALHQSTCRCAAPFFPHL